The genomic interval AATCTCAAACAACTTTCTTGCGATGGCTAACTCTCACGGTAGAGTAGAccttttaaccataattagacTGTAGAGTGTGGTGTTTAGAGAATGATGTTTTGCGAACTTCAAACAGGAAAAGGAATTCTCGACACTCAACTTTGTCAATCTTTCTCACTGATAGGGTATTggtataatattaaatttactttccCCAATTATCTTAAGGTTTTGGGCTAATCAATGATTTACACTTATCACTATCTACAGGTATTTTCATAAACTGACCTGTTTGTCCATTGCAGGTTCCTCGACCGCAGCATCATTATCACCTTCGCTGATTCCTAGTAAAAGTAGTGATGTCTTACAGAATAATGGAGATATGGCTGCTGAAAATCTATCAATATATCCATATGAACGGCTGACCGTGATATCTAAAGACCCAATTGGGGACATAGATGTGACCAGGCGAGAGGTAACTAATTTTTTTGCTATTATGAAAGCCTTAATGGGGCATAGCGGATTTCTCCATTTGATAGGAAAAACCTGCAATAGAGGAATGAGtagaaaataattaagaaattaaaagaaaataataaaattaggaAACACAAGAATCATACCAAATAATTCTCTCTCCGATTTCAATTACAAGAGCACTTTTTCAAAGCTTTTGTATCACtcatatcattttttttcactctcaaactagaaaatacaaaaagaaatttaacTAGAGTTGATACACTCAAGCTTAAAGTATTTCTAACCggacaatttaaaattaaagccATATGTTCCTTTTAACTAGAGTTAGCACACCTAAGTTTAAAGGTTTGCCAATGTGTGACAACTACTCttctaatatttttctaaaatccaACCTGTTCGAACACCCATCACACCAAACTCATAAAAGTATTGGGAAAATAGTATGagaattattataagaaaaaacaTGGGTTAAATAACAAATTTAGTCCTAACTTTGATGTATGTGTATATTGGTCTTGAACCTTCAATTTacaaattgaaatttcaaaatttatcatctttctactagacacaaaatttaaagtttgttttatttgatataaaattcaaatttacgTCTAGTAgatcaattaattataaacaaaattcTAAGTTGCCAGAATTTGTTAGATGCAAAACTAAGGGTtcatttggattgatttaagaaaaaagtattttaaaaaaatcttatttttatttaaacatatttgataaaaactaattaaaatatacttgaaaaactattttgagctGTTgccaaatatttcaatttcttccgaagcaatttgaaaatatatttcaaagaCATCTTAAAAGTTCGAGGATtgattagatacaaaattgaaaatttaagaaattttttgACACATTGAATTTTGTAAGTTCATCGACCCTTTTCAAAGCGAAGATACCAAGTAtgcacaaatttcaaaatttatgaactaaattttaatttcatcaaacaCGTCTTGGATCCTTTTTTATTTCATATCTACCATCTATAACTGATGACACCAAATTTTGGGGTCCGTTATACAGTGTTGCTTCATTTTTTGCTGTATCTCTCTTCCTCGTTCATTGCCTAATTTAATTTACCAGATTTAATTTAGAAATCTGCACTCTATCTGATTAATTCTTCAGGCTTATTTAAGCGAAGAAGAGTTTGAAGAGAAATTTGGGATGGGAAAAATAGCATTTTACAAGCTTCCAAAATGGAAACAAAACAAGCTCAAGATGACCCTTCATCTTTTCTGATGGAAACTCGACGTTTTTTTACCCTCCAATTCCGTAATGGGTTGATTCTCAATCTTACTTCTAATCcacgtttttctttttcatttatattttgcTTTAAACTGTTTCCAGTCGTTTGATTTGGTTGTTGTTCTCTTGATGGTGCTGATTTTAGTACTTCACCTAAATAGCACGTTTGAATTGATTTGCAATCTACTTGCAAAAAGAGGGGGAAAAAAATAGATGATTATTTTGCTTTTTACCCATTTGTATTAGTTATCACCCATACGGAATTGAAAATTAGGTGTTTGTAAAAATTACATTGATGAAACTTATTTGGTATATGTAAAGTGGTTGAACTGGTTGATGAGTTAGACTTAGATTGACGAAGAATCTTGGTTCATTATGATTGCCAGGATGAGTATttactattataaatatttgtcaATTGACTTGTACATTGGACTAGTAATGTAAAATGTCTCAATTCATTTGGGTGTGAGAATATGAAACCTACAAACTAAATATGAACTAGACTCAAATTTTTAGACTAAAAAGGTTatgttttttcccttcttttctgAAGaacagaaaaaaaatcaaaatttccaaGGATTTTTTAAAGCTTTCATTATTATATGGTTGGAAAGGCTAGACAAATGTAATCACTAAAAGAaagttaaaatatcaatttGGTATTTGTATTCtggattttgttttattttcatcgtattttcaaaatattaaattttagtttctatatttttaataaatctcaaAAATTAGTTATTGtaattagttttttgtttttttgtttttttttaaaatgaagtctctgtgaatattatttaactaacttcgataaagaaaaaaaattaacgttgaagattaaattgttgaaagattaaattaaaaaaagaattagaaaTACTTGGATAATTGAAATTACATCATCAAAACAaagcaaaattcaaaataatatttaaactgaTGAATAGATTTGTAGTTTATCCTCGTGAGCTTTGAACCATAACATCGTGCCATCTGGTTGTACGAGAATTAAACAACATTACCACATATAACCCGTCTTTATCTTTCATTTAATGTACTGTCTCAAGGTCATAGATTTCTTTTAGATTTTCCACACGTTAAATGTACATTAGGTTACAATTTAAGTgatttaattcaattatttgactgataaattaaaattttaagtgagagtataattcaatttttataaagactttagtattgaagtttgaagtgtgtgtatgtatatatatcttAGATTATTGCATCGTTAATAAAAATTCTAATGAAGTTAAAATATACTCAAACTGAgatgagaaattttgaaatatgcTAAAAACAATGAAATTACTTTACCTTATGTTATAAATATTGGGAGAAAATGATGTATAAGAATTGAATCCACAAATAAACTGTTCACATCTTAACTATTATAGTACACACGGTATACAATAATAATGTTCAGAATAAAATAAACGATATAATTTGAAATAACCACAAACTTATAAAAACCTCCCTATCTTGTGGAAAGATCAACATATAatgttattttgaaaataattattcGCTTAGATTACAATAATCATCACATCAATCAAACTACAACGTTTAATTTTGGTAGAACTACAATCTTGAATTACTTGAATTTAACAGAGCTCTTAGATAGTTGTTCTCAACTCAACCAAgatcaaaaagaaagaaatgagacAATTCTTCAGATTAGAATGAAATCTTTCAAATGAAGAAACAAGGTCTATATTTAggttaacaatttagtccatttttaaaataaaaaaataaaatcaaataaatacgaAATTAAAATACTAgtcaaatttaacttaattacgTTATTGTTGGACTAAAATTATACCTACCtcgttcaaattgaaaaattgaaaaattgaaaaatttaacTCTTATACATATTAAATTCGTGAAAcatcatttaattttataatttcaataaactgatacttaatatttaaatattaaaaaatatccaCTTTCTTTTACCATATTATAAATATCCAATAATAAAAGCTTAACCgcatataaaattttaaacactTTACATCTCTGAAGAttatttcccaaaaaaaaaaaaaaaaaaaaaaattttgaaaattttcttaccTGATTGGCTTGCCTTTGACTATTACCTTTACCATCTTTAAGCTTCTTACCAACTACTCCATTTCAAGACGATTTTTCAAAAACTTCAAATTTcgaattattaatattaaaaaatcaatcaaaataatcCTCAGTTTTTAATTTGGTACTTTACTTTCTTGAAAAGCCCGTCggaatttattcatttttcctTTGTCCTCTGTCGTCTGGATTTTATCGTCTGCTTTGACTATCGATTCTCAGAGTCGGCGATCAAATTCTCCGCCGCCTTTGGCGGTTGTCGATTCTTGCCGTCGGAGATGGTTCTCCGGAGAGCGATTTTGACTTCCTTTTTTCTTATTTACCTCTTATTCTCTTCCCAAGCTTTCGAGTTCGATTTCAAAAAGAGGCGACATGAAATCCAAGGACCTATCAAGACTGTGGTGGTTTTAGTCATGGAAAATCGTTCCTTTGACCACGTTTTAGGCTGGCTGAAATCCGTCCGACCTGAAATCGACGGATTGACTGGTAAAGAATCGAACCGGGTTTCGGTTTCCGATCCGAACTCTGAAGAAATTTTCGTCTCTAACGATGCTATCTTCATAGATTCGGATCCTGGCCATTCTTTTCAGGCGATCAGAGAGCAAATTTTCGGATCAAACGACAGTTCAGCGAATCCGGCTCCGATGAACGGATTTGCACAACAGGCGGCGGCTATGGACGAAATCGACATGCCGAAAACCGTAATGAGCGGGTTCAAACCGGAACGAGTTCCGGTCTACACGGAGCTAGCGAACCAGTTCGCGATCTTCGACCGGTGGTTCGCGTCAGTTCCGGCGTCGACTCAACCGAACCGGTTCTACGTCCACTCCGCAACCTCTCACGGCGCCATGAGCAACGTAAGGAAGGATCTCATCCATGGCTTCCCTCAGAAAACAATTTTCGATTCATTGGACGAAAATGGCCTCACATTTGGCATTTATTACCAAAATATCCCTGCAACCCTATTTTTCAAAAGCTTGAGAAGGCTGAAGCACGTAGTTAAATTTCACTCTTATGCTCTGAAATTCAAATTGCACGCCAAGCTTGGAAGGCTCCCAAATTACGCTGTGATTGAACAGCGTTACTTCGACGTCGATCTTTATCCGGCGAACGACGATCATCCGTCGCACGACGTGGCGCGTGGGCAGAAATTCGTGAAGGAAGTATATGAAATTCTTAGGGCAAGTCCTCAATGGAAGGAAATGGCACTGTTGATTACTTACGACGAGCACGGCGGCTTTTACGATCACGTTCCGACGCCGGTTTCCGGCGTGCCTAATCCGGACGGCATAATTGGACCGGATCCTTACTACTTCCGGTTTGACCGGCTGGGCGTTCGGGTTCCGACGATTCTGGTTTCGCCGTGGGTCGAGAAAGGAACAGGTGAGAATTgagaatttctttttttgtcaCTATGAATCtggaaatttgatttttgtttcacAGTTTTGCTTAGAACACCATTCAATATCTTTAGTCCTCTTGTCGCCGCATCTTCCTCCTTTTTTCAGTTAGATTTCTATTCCCGTTACTGTTTCTGTTTTCAGCCtgtttattaatatattatccAGGGCTAAATTATAACCAAtaccattaactttaaaaaatatccctAATACTATGGATGTTCAAAAAACTCGATGAtccgaaaaaaccgatcaacccaacccaactcatgcggtttgggttgagttggattcaaataaatgaaaattttatgggttggattggttcataggttcacctaatataactcgaaccaacccgaatttattattaactttaaaaatatatattttttattatttatatcacaattatttatatatatattgattttgattttatttaatttcaatatttttttgaataatttattcttcaaccaCTCTTGAAAGTAGTttttttgcactttagaaaattttccaaattgaattgttaatcttaattcaatatatgagaataattaaattatatttttacatatttacattttacttctttttagaacaaaattttaagtaaatgacccgattaacccgaaccaactcaacctaaatatttcatggttgggttaggttgagttcattttttaataaggattatttgggttgaaaaaatttacaattgggttgggtctaaaaagacTTTCAACCCAGCCCAactcaacccatgaacacccctattTAATaccttaaaaaaattgcaatattATCCCTAAACATTACGAACATTTCAAACTATCTTGGAAATTGAAATTCTAGACTTAGAATTGTGTGAGGAATAAGGATGAACTAGAGTATCCGGGGGTTGGGTAATAGTTTgagttttaagatttttttaattcaaataattctttattaaataatgaaatcaACCCAAACTCTatgaattgggttgggttgatcaaATTTTTTGGATTATTGAGTTTTTCGAATATCCCTACCTAAAAGAAGGTGGTGAtctaaattttctttctatattATCACTTCACCATTTCATATCTTAATTTTCATCCAAAGTTTTAAAGAATTTTTACTCCAGGAGTATTTTTGGAACATTTATGAATTTaaaggtttttatttttatttttataattaaaccttttaTCTTAACCAAATATTTAAAAGATTGCATAATAAATTCGATCCTACTTTTCtgtttttggaaattaattATGTTCACTCCTATTCCTATACAAACGTGGATTTGTTAACTAGGTTTCGAATTTAACAAAATGGATCTTTTAAAAGTATTGTTTTAGTTGAAATTCTGTCTTAGAATTCTAAAAGCATTTTTGGAAGTAAATTGTATATAAGAGGCCAAATAATGCtttcgtttttagttttctatggTTGAAATTTGTGCTCTTTGTCCTTCCAATTTTTCAAGTATAATTTTCACCCTTCTTGAGGTAGTACTTGAATTTCTAGTCaagttctaaaaacaaaaattatatatttttattattcaaaacttgatttttgtaaatattagtagaaaatgaataatataacataaaaaCTTATTGGTCATTGGTGGAAGTAAGTtttgtttataagcttaatttttagaaatcaaaaacaaaaaaccaaattgttTGGCACTTTAGTATATTGGTTTTCTGTTTATCGAGATTGGCAAGTGTTCTAAAAGCATTTTGCAACTACTTCCGTCCAATGAATTTCATTTAACTAATAGAATTATTGTAGATTTGCTAGTTCAGTAACTTCAGCTTATGTTATGTTCAGTCATCTTTTCCTCTTGGATTGGATTTGTTTAAGCTCCTGACTTAGCTGTAGTCAGTTggataagaattcaactctcATTGTGGATTCTGGTTGTTGAGAATACTTTCACAAATGGTTgattataaatgaaatttagatAGGAAAGAAATCAGTCTGCTAACTCAGCTGTTTGTTCGAGAAATAATTATTTGTGTTTGGACTTTAGAGAATTTAGACTCGTTTAAGATGACCTTCTACGTGTTCCAcaaccttttttaaaaaaaaaaaattaaaacacttttcTAAATGTTTAGAAAGTGATTCCAAACAGACTTTTGTGTATGTTTGTGTGAGAGAGACACCTTTCTATACGTTTAGTTGTCTACTACAACTGCGGAGGCTACTTGTTTACTGTGTCTGTGTGTTTGTTACTTTTGCTACATTAAGATATTTCCCAAACTTTCTGGATTAGGACTACATAAGATATGCTGAAACCGAGTTGTTGGGTTTGAAAGATAAGGTAGTTTATTGGTCGTTTAATAGCATGGTAAGTTGGCAACTGTAACTCGGAAAGGTAGTTTGTTGGTTGTTTAAGTGCTCAATGGTAGTTTGTTGGTCGTTTAATgtaggttttttcttttttcttttttttttttattattaaatatatacatcCGTAAGTGTTCAGGCCAGTTTGAGGACTGAGAAGTATCTATTTAGATTGAATTGTCTACCTACTGACTTTGTTTTGAGAGGTACATCAAACCATAGCTGTCATGTAGAAGACACAAGTTTTTAACATCCTACTTAAAACTACTCAAAGAAGTGGATTTGGTTGGTTGTTTCATACGTTGAACTGGTTGATTTTGTTCTTTAGTTAGTTTCTGAGTGGTTggttacattcatggtgggaaAAACCGGCAACCCGAGTAGTTTAACTGCCAATATTGTTGATTTGTAATTTGTCTGGTGCAGTGATCCATGAGCCTGTTGGACCAACTTCTACCTCGCAATTTGAACACTCTTCCGTTCCTGCCActgtgaagaagcttttcaacCTAAAATCCAACTTCCTCACGAAGCGGGATGCATGGGCTGCTACTTTCGACCATTATTTGAAGCTTCGCGACCGTCCTCGAGATGATTGTCCAGGTACTTATCGATCTTGATCGAGACTTATATTATTAACATCTTCAATGGTTTCATTGGAATGCATTGAAATGCTATTTGGGTTGCTTGAAATATTATTAAAGGCTTAAGGACATATTAATCTAATTAGTCGAGAAGTTTGTTGGTACGTTATAATGCTCCAGAGATGAGTTTGAGGAACTTGAATTACTCGTCATTCAAgtaattgtatctttttaaCTTTCATCTTTCGATACTACTTTAGgtcccgtttgataatcatttgattttttatttttgaaaattaaacatgtttcttctcaatttcttacaatcGTCTTTTGTAAAGACAAGTGTTggattcttagccaaattctaaataCAAAACAAGTTTTAGAACCCTTTTGTTTTCAACACTTGGCTtgacttttgaaaatattggtacaaagcatgaaatttagagatggGAATGgtgtttataggtttaatttttaaaaaaccaaaaactaaaaatcaaatgattactaaaAGACGCCTTAGCTATCAGGATTTTGTAACAACTCAAACACGATGCATACATATTCTGTGCATCTGCTGCAAATTTCTCTCTAACGATTCATCTTAAATCTTTATGTCAGAAACTCTTCCAAAGGTAACGACACCACTGCGGCCATGGGGACCGAAAGAACACGCAAAACTCTCGGAGTTCCAAGTCGAATTGATCCAACTTGCATCGCAGCTTAATGGTGATCATGTCTTGAATTCTTACCCTAACATTGGCAAATATATGACTGTTGGTGAAGCCAATAAGTATGCAGAAGATGCAGTCAAAAGATTTCTTGAAGCTGGAAGGGTTGCTCTCCTGGCAGGAGCTAATGAGTCTGCCATTGTCACCATGAGGCCGTCCCTAACCAGTCGAACGGCAGCGGTGGACTCCGGTCGGTTTGTCGAAACGATCTGATTTGATTTATCCACCAAGTTGTAAATACAAGAATAGGGATGGGATATATATAGTATTGAAGCTGCTATCTGTATGTAACACGGCCAGCATAGAAGAACTATTATCAGACAAGTATTTTGCCCTGTAACCTACAAAAAAAACTTCGATATGAATTtgtgtttatatttttaaatatatattccttCGGGTAATCGATTTAAATGgttaaattattgaaaaatattttcaaatatagcaatgTCTAAATTGTGATAGACATATTGAAATTTTGCtacatttgtaaataagttagctcatttttttttatttgaaaataatcctattttttttgtatatatttagATTCTATTTGATGCAATCTCTCAAAAAACAGGCATGTGTCCCTTCAATTTATctgtcttttgtatttttagtataatttttaaagtaatatatattaatacatatataaaagttcaaattaaataacaagAATGACATTGACTTGTTGGCGTGTAGCGTTGTCTGGCGGTTCAACTCTTACTGCttgcaatattttattttaaattttatatgagTTTTTATCtagaattttttattaatattgtgtcatttttaataaataatcaaacaatattgtttttattagtAACAAGATCTAGCcgtttataaactttttttcttccttttgaaATTTACTTTTCAATCTTAGAAACCTTCGATTTAAAAGGTATTGTTCATTTTTTGAACATAGTGTTTATATTCACATTATAccttatatatttttctttgttttcatgTTATTTTTACATTTACATTTACTCgtataagtttttttaaaattaattttagagttCAAACAAGAGGATTATTTGCTGTCACACGGTTGGATATGCGTATTGACAAGTTAGACTTTAAGTTTTTATgtctttaaatctatataatagaatgtaatattcttattattaattcttttgtagagttaatttaaaattaattggagAGACTGTAAATGAAAAACAACAATAGAGACTATAGAGATatcatcatcaaagaaaaaaaatgttttgaatcTTATACCGAAATTAATCTAGAAAAACTACCTTGCAGATCCACTTATGATTATAGCATATTTATTAAAAGGTCCATATCAGTCTTGAAATCATATTTTTCCAACAAAGAATTTGGTACAAagtcaaaatgatttaataCAACCTAATTAGTAGGTTAGAATATAACATTTCAAAGATGCAATAAGTAAGCAAAGAGTCGATCAGCAAAGAGAAACTCGTGGAAGGCAATTAtaatgtaataaattagttaatatatgaagttataaatatattttttttttttacatctatttatagatttttttgttAGACTTGTATATATAGTGACTTTTATATAAAATTCCTGGCTAACGTTTACTAGcccaaatttatttaatttctctacttaaatcATAATATTAGTCGAAcgaattttgaaagaaaatataaattattagttaaagattttaattaatacaaCGATGGGATTTATTATTGATTGGTATATTACATTTTGAAGTTACATCCATGCGCATCTTTTCACCGTAATTTAATTTCCTATGTGTTGTTAATACTATATTTTCTATTGATGGTATACCATTTCCCCCCTTTTTCTTCTTAGGGTTCATTTCATATAATGAATTCTCAAGATTGCCTTCCGCCATAGCGCCGCTGCCTGGTCTGATAAGAAAGCAAAGCTTGAACAAAATCATCCTTCCGGAAGTCGGGCCAGAGCGTTTCGGTGAAGAAGAATTCGGTGTAAGCCGATTGCCAGAGCAAGAAATTGCTGATTCGGAGTTCGCCGCTGGTTCTGATGAGGAGATCGGGGTGAGGAATGTCCGTACATTTGGTTTCAAGTTCTTGTTCGATTAAGCTGTCGTCAATGTCTTCCACTTGAATCTCGTCGTTTTTCACTTTGCGAGCAAGGCTTCGGCAGGCTTGAACGACGTCGTATCTTCCGCTGTAGCTCGCCGCAACGATAAGTTGAAGCTTGGTGTTGGATTTTGTTCTTTCTACTGCTTCGTTTATTAGGTTTTGGAGGGATTTTGGAAGCAGTGATAAATCCCCAATTACCGATAATCTAATTCCCTTTCTGTTATTTAAAAGCAAaataaacaataacaaaaatgtTAAATTGACCGTCTTAAGTCTTAACTTatcattataataatttaaaatatatacttttttttccaTCTATTTTTTTAGCATACTATATAATACCAATTTATATCCTTGAACTtgggagttgtatcaatttaaattctaaaccaATACTTATATCAATTTAGATCTTGAATTTTGAAGTATCCCAaattaattgtatcaatttaaaccctaaagtttcataaatatatcaatttaaatcttaaacttttataagtgtatccaaataaaacgTAATagagggtttaaattaataaacttatgaaatttcaaggtttaaattgatccACTTGTGAAGTTccattgatacaattattaatttgaggTTTAAATCGATGCAGGTATAAAAGTTcatagtttaaattgatacaaaacctaaagttcagggtttaaattaatatttgccttttttttcttcttaccaTCATTTTGGTCTTTACACcttgaaatttgttcaattttaattcacgTACTTTCAATTATCTAATTTTAGTCTcgataattttaataaatctcaaattaaattcattaaaattatttttattatcaaaattggttaaataataacaataattttcattcaaaaaatataatatgtgaatatgatttgaaaatttatattaaaatgccTAATagataaaaaatcaacaataaattattattggagactaaatttaagacattgactaaaatttaaaacaaattgaaaagattttgataTATGTGACTATATATTACGTCTAAAATAtttgatccaagttttaaagaCAATGAAAAATAACCTATTAGAAGGAGAACATTTTCTATATTACAATAGTATAAGTAATTTTAGGTATAATCTATTGACATTAATATGGGatccacaaatatatttatgaagGCAAATTTATAATGTGAACCAAGGAAGTATGATAGTACCATGGTACTCTTGTAGTATTAGAAAAATTTTCGTGAAGAGAAAAAGTGGTAATGTATGAAAATAGGTAGTGCAAGGCGAGAAGTGTGAGGAGAGGAGAGCAAGTTTCAGGAAAAGATAGTTATAAATCTCTAATCTCAAATTTTGGGTCAAACGACattttgtttgtgaaatttgGGTTATTTTTATAAATCCACAATTTTTTTACCAGCTTTCAGTTtcttaaaagaatatttaattttcaattacgttctaaaaacaataacatgtttttaaaagtttttttttttttaaaaaaaacttgacttaatttcttaaaatattgGTATTTAGAATCGAGTgaataacaaattaaaattgattaaaaaaaaccaacGAAGttacataaacttaattttaaaaaataaaatggttattaaaataaatttaactttaaaatagtttttttattcAAACCAGAAAGTTTTATCagacaaattaaaaaaaaaaaaacacaaataaaTTCATCCTTCCTAAACATctcatacattttttttaataaaatcattatcattactttttatttttagttctaACAAAGGTGAAGCGAACAATTATATGACATATGTTTGAAATGACAATTAGTACACATTTATTCATCAAGTACTACTTAGTTAATCTTTTGTGTCTAAGTTATCATATCTAAGATTTTTAAATCTAAGGAATATTATTTcggtttctaaattttaaaaatatctagtCCTTaccatttttatatttcttaaaGTAATCATTTTTATCTCAATAATTATCAcacttaaaaattaaactttgagatatcaaaatagatttgaaaatggatctttttaaatataaaaaaatatttaaattttatagcaaaaaattccaaaaatacttttgaaacttttttgttataaaatataaatatttttttagatttttctatttataagaattttctatTAGTTAATATATAATACAGATGGGAATAGAATTTACCTGGAAGATTTTTCCATCTCAGACTTCAAAACTCTTTCGAATAAAAACATCAAAAAGTCAACCTCACGCTGctccccccaaaaaaaaaagttatggtGAACAGAAAATTCATGGTTATAATTGGGAAataatac from Benincasa hispida cultivar B227 chromosome 10, ASM972705v1, whole genome shotgun sequence carries:
- the LOC120089205 gene encoding dehydrodolichyl diphosphate synthase 2, which produces MFSLQFPIPVENLPNPPKFLFGGCALPKAAYAFERRRFSNHRLRAADVAAPVAEEAALPPGLQKEFLPRHVAVIMDGNVRWARGMKLPDSKGHDAGVRSLREMVDLCLDWDIPVLSVFAFSYDNWLRSKREVDFLMFLFERVLKSEMEKSSRKGIRLSVIGDLSLLPKSLQNLINEAVERTKSNTKLQLIVAASYSGRYDVVQACRSLARKVKNDEIQVEDIDDSLIEQELETKCTDIPHPDLLIRTSGELRISNFLLWQSAYTEFFFTETLWPDFRKDDFVQALLSYQTRQRRYGGRQS
- the LOC120088242 gene encoding non-specific phospholipase C1 — protein: MVLRRAILTSFFLIYLLFSSQAFEFDFKKRRHEIQGPIKTVVVLVMENRSFDHVLGWLKSVRPEIDGLTGKESNRVSVSDPNSEEIFVSNDAIFIDSDPGHSFQAIREQIFGSNDSSANPAPMNGFAQQAAAMDEIDMPKTVMSGFKPERVPVYTELANQFAIFDRWFASVPASTQPNRFYVHSATSHGAMSNVRKDLIHGFPQKTIFDSLDENGLTFGIYYQNIPATLFFKSLRRLKHVVKFHSYALKFKLHAKLGRLPNYAVIEQRYFDVDLYPANDDHPSHDVARGQKFVKEVYEILRASPQWKEMALLITYDEHGGFYDHVPTPVSGVPNPDGIIGPDPYYFRFDRLGVRVPTILVSPWVEKGTVIHEPVGPTSTSQFEHSSVPATVKKLFNLKSNFLTKRDAWAATFDHYLKLRDRPRDDCPETLPKVTTPLRPWGPKEHAKLSEFQVELIQLASQLNGDHVLNSYPNIGKYMTVGEANKYAEDAVKRFLEAGRVALLAGANESAIVTMRPSLTSRTAAVDSGRFVETI